One window of the Chitinophaga niabensis genome contains the following:
- a CDS encoding substrate-binding domain-containing protein — protein sequence MRTLVILTFLAGIFAGCRPAPAPRHFRIGFSQCGDADHWRKSMLAEMQRELSFHPGMELIYKQADDNSSVQVKQVKELLAEGIDLLIISPNEASPLTPVVEEVYNKGIPVIVVDRKIASTKYTNYIGADNYEIGKIAGEYVAGLLKGKGNVIEVVGLPASSPAIERRRGFQDGLSKYPEVQILEQVHGDWVKQKSEAALNKISTSLPLADLIFAHNDVMALGAREACLKAGVQHTRIIGVDALSGKGGGLEMVSGGLLTASLLYPTGGTEAIRNALHILQHQPLPKETFLQTLVVDSTNVRMMVLQSDKILNQQKDIELQQQMLAEQKRVYNSQRTMLYILGITLAFALIFASLLWYSRNLNQKINKKLALQNDEISRQSKQLMEMSAEAAKANEARIDFFTNISHEIRTPLTLIIGPLDEMLQHSKLQGADRQQLSLVRRNANRLLHLVNQLIDFRKLEFSKMQVKASENDLVQFSNEIIEIFQQIARKRRIDCRLVTSERRLPVWMDTGMMDKVLFNLLSNAFKFTTDNGSITVILEKKEGQALIKVQDTGIGMSPEVMQHAFDIFYQGDVDNHKGSGLGLALCKELVQLHHGTITASSEKHKGTVFTVALPLGKEHFQLEELAIAATKEEEQEFYMADLMPVTDLPEEQKAQEKKGVLLLVEDNPEMRSFIKYRLSNEYEVLEAENGQQGLQLAFEYLPDGIICDVMMPVKDGHALLKEIKTDVRTAHIPVILLTARTSAEQQVEGLQNKADAYITKPFDFKILRHTLNSLLVNRNQLKEHFTADIPAGLRGAISKKADLRFVSEFTSIVESNIGNEEFSIENIYKQMNISKVQLYRKVKALIGTNINEYILNTRLQKARYFLQHEDISVAEVAYRTGFSSPAYFSTVFKYKLGVSPTAFKGKR from the coding sequence ATGAGAACGCTGGTAATATTAACCTTTCTGGCCGGCATTTTCGCAGGCTGCCGGCCTGCGCCTGCTCCCCGTCATTTCAGGATCGGCTTCTCCCAATGCGGGGATGCAGACCATTGGAGAAAATCCATGCTGGCAGAAATGCAACGGGAACTTTCTTTCCACCCGGGTATGGAGCTGATCTATAAACAGGCGGATGATAACAGCAGTGTACAGGTAAAGCAGGTAAAGGAATTACTGGCGGAGGGCATCGACCTGCTCATTATTTCTCCCAATGAGGCCAGTCCGCTTACACCTGTAGTGGAAGAGGTATATAATAAAGGTATCCCGGTGATTGTGGTGGACAGGAAAATTGCTTCTACGAAATACACCAATTATATAGGGGCAGATAATTACGAGATAGGAAAGATAGCAGGGGAATATGTGGCAGGTTTGCTGAAAGGGAAAGGAAATGTAATAGAAGTGGTAGGCCTTCCGGCATCTTCACCGGCTATTGAAAGAAGGCGGGGTTTCCAGGATGGGTTGAGCAAATACCCGGAAGTGCAGATCCTGGAGCAGGTGCATGGGGATTGGGTAAAACAGAAATCCGAAGCGGCTTTAAATAAGATCAGCACCAGCCTGCCATTGGCAGACCTGATCTTTGCGCATAACGATGTGATGGCATTGGGAGCAAGGGAGGCTTGTTTGAAAGCCGGTGTGCAACATACCCGGATCATTGGAGTGGATGCTTTATCCGGTAAAGGGGGTGGATTGGAAATGGTGTCTGGTGGTTTGCTCACAGCATCTTTATTATATCCAACCGGAGGAACGGAAGCGATCCGTAATGCGCTGCATATCTTACAACATCAGCCACTTCCCAAAGAAACCTTCCTGCAAACGCTGGTGGTGGATTCCACCAATGTGCGGATGATGGTTTTGCAATCAGATAAGATCCTGAACCAGCAGAAGGATATAGAACTGCAGCAGCAGATGCTGGCAGAACAGAAAAGAGTGTATAACAGCCAGCGGACGATGTTGTATATACTGGGCATCACTTTGGCGTTTGCGCTGATCTTTGCCAGCCTGTTATGGTACTCCAGGAACCTGAACCAGAAGATCAATAAAAAACTGGCCCTGCAGAATGATGAGATCAGCCGGCAGAGTAAACAACTCATGGAAATGAGTGCGGAAGCGGCCAAAGCCAATGAAGCGCGCATCGATTTCTTCACCAATATTTCCCATGAGATCAGAACACCACTTACACTGATCATTGGGCCGCTGGATGAAATGCTGCAGCATTCAAAACTACAGGGGGCAGACAGGCAGCAGCTTTCGCTGGTGCGCAGGAATGCCAACCGCCTCTTGCACCTGGTGAATCAATTGATTGATTTCCGTAAACTGGAATTCAGTAAAATGCAGGTGAAGGCATCAGAGAATGACCTGGTGCAGTTCAGTAATGAGATCATTGAGATCTTTCAGCAGATAGCCCGGAAAAGAAGGATCGATTGCCGGTTGGTGACTTCGGAAAGAAGACTGCCGGTTTGGATGGATACGGGCATGATGGATAAAGTGTTGTTCAATCTCTTGTCCAACGCCTTTAAGTTTACAACGGACAATGGTTCCATCACGGTTATCCTGGAAAAGAAAGAGGGGCAGGCTTTGATAAAGGTGCAGGATACAGGTATTGGTATGTCTCCGGAAGTAATGCAGCATGCTTTTGATATCTTTTACCAGGGCGATGTAGATAATCACAAAGGCTCGGGGTTAGGGCTGGCGCTTTGTAAAGAGCTGGTGCAATTGCATCATGGTACTATTACTGCCAGCAGTGAAAAGCATAAAGGCACAGTATTCACGGTGGCGCTGCCTTTAGGGAAAGAGCATTTCCAGCTGGAGGAACTGGCTATTGCCGCTACCAAAGAAGAAGAACAGGAATTCTATATGGCGGACCTTATGCCTGTAACCGATCTGCCGGAAGAGCAGAAGGCGCAGGAAAAAAAAGGCGTACTGCTTTTGGTTGAAGATAATCCCGAGATGCGGAGCTTTATCAAATACCGTTTGTCCAATGAATACGAGGTGCTGGAAGCGGAGAACGGACAGCAGGGATTGCAGCTGGCTTTTGAATACCTGCCGGATGGTATTATCTGTGATGTGATGATGCCGGTAAAAGACGGGCATGCTTTGCTGAAGGAGATCAAAACCGATGTGCGCACGGCGCATATTCCTGTTATCTTATTAACGGCCCGTACTTCTGCAGAACAGCAGGTGGAAGGATTGCAGAATAAAGCGGATGCTTACATCACCAAACCCTTCGACTTTAAAATACTGCGGCATACCCTGAATAGTTTGCTGGTGAACAGGAACCAGCTAAAGGAACACTTCACGGCGGATATTCCGGCAGGATTGAGAGGTGCTATTTCTAAGAAGGCTGATCTTCGTTTTGTATCCGAATTCACTTCTATTGTAGAAAGTAATATCGGGAATGAAGAGTTCTCTATTGAGAATATCTACAAGCAGATGAATATTTCCAAAGTGCAGTTATACCGGAAAGTAAAAGCGCTGATCGGCACGAATATCAATGAGTACATCCTAAATACGCGGTTGCAGAAGGCACGGTATTTCCTGCAGCATGAAGATATTTCAGTGGCAGAGGTAGCGTATAGAACAGGATTTTCCTCGCCAGCTTATTTTTCAACAGTGTTCAAATATAAGCTGGGAGTTTCTCCTACTGCGTTCAAAGGGAAGCGCTAG
- a CDS encoding carbohydrate-binding family 9-like protein codes for MHRFCLILIVLLAGVFSVSAQAPRHYVCYRTTGTSPDWQNIPWTEDFLDIEGTAKPIPLYRTRVKMQWDDTCLYVLAELEEPHIRGTLRQRDTIIFHDNDFEVFIDPDGDTHQYYEIEINALNTVMDLFMVKPYRNGGQAMINWDAKGLRTAVRFNGTLNNPADKDSSWTVEMAIPFRALAFYGRRSLVQDGSTWRINFSRVQWQMDIVDGQYVKRPRTPEYNWVWSPQGMINMHAPEHWGYLQFSVQRPGVFKEPVIAAAANELWNIYYRQKQYWEQHKSYAKNTEALGINSPAVIEGTTLQFSASIQEAGYITIINQEGKITSRHE; via the coding sequence ATGCATCGTTTTTGTTTAATATTGATCGTGTTGCTGGCAGGTGTTTTCAGTGTAAGCGCGCAGGCGCCAAGGCATTATGTTTGTTATCGTACTACAGGTACTTCTCCGGACTGGCAAAACATCCCATGGACAGAAGATTTCCTGGATATAGAAGGCACAGCCAAACCCATTCCGCTCTACCGTACCCGTGTGAAAATGCAATGGGATGATACCTGCCTTTATGTACTGGCAGAACTGGAAGAACCACATATCCGGGGTACCCTCCGTCAGCGGGATACCATCATCTTTCATGACAATGATTTTGAAGTGTTCATTGACCCTGACGGCGATACACATCAATACTATGAGATAGAGATCAATGCCCTCAATACGGTAATGGACCTGTTCATGGTAAAACCCTATCGCAATGGCGGGCAGGCTATGATCAACTGGGATGCAAAAGGGCTCCGTACGGCAGTTCGGTTCAATGGAACTTTAAATAACCCGGCAGACAAGGATTCTTCCTGGACGGTGGAAATGGCCATCCCTTTCAGGGCACTGGCTTTTTATGGCCGCCGTTCCCTGGTGCAGGATGGCAGCACCTGGCGGATCAACTTCTCCCGGGTGCAGTGGCAAATGGATATTGTAGACGGGCAGTATGTTAAACGGCCCCGTACCCCGGAATACAATTGGGTATGGTCTCCGCAGGGTATGATCAATATGCATGCACCGGAACATTGGGGTTATCTTCAATTCAGTGTGCAGCGCCCAGGTGTTTTCAAAGAACCGGTGATAGCAGCGGCGGCAAATGAGTTGTGGAACATCTATTACCGCCAGAAGCAATACTGGGAACAGCATAAATCTTATGCAAAAAATACGGAGGCATTGGGTATCAATTCCCCCGCAGTAATAGAAGGTACTACTTTGCAATTTTCGGCATCTATCCAGGAAGCCGGTTATATTACCATTATAAACCAGGAAGGAAAAATCACATCTCGCCATGAATAA
- a CDS encoding SusC/RagA family TonB-linked outer membrane protein yields MKYRITMMALLLIVLSSSAQQKKVTGTVTEKNTGIPLPGVSVQSPSTAVITDSTGKFSILSSTNETLTFSYIGMKVFTAKVPASGNIIVEMDRDASNLNEVVVTGYQAQKKADLTGAVSVVDVEAIRDVPLGNPVKALQGRVPGVFITTDGSPSGGATVRIRGIGTLGNNDPLYVIDGVPTKRGLQELNQDDIASIQVLKDASSATIYGSRAANGVIIVTTKKARKGFTRVDFDASLSTQDYTTKQKTLNADGRGRAYWQAAVNDRTNPNNNQIYQYDWNGDYNNPVLNKIIYPEFIDGAKTMRPADTYWYDQIEQTAIIQQYNVSVSSGSERGSALFSLGYYDNKGIVKASNNKKITARLNSDYSFFKNKLKIGENLNFSYIRNTLIPIGDVLFTSLVQQPVVPVHTVDGGWGGPAPGMTDRHNPVRLIEDNKQNLNHFYRVFGNVYADVDILPDLHFRSSVGIDYNGNYQRTLRKSYVSGFLSDPSNQTSTNQGYDGNWLWQNTLNYKLELDKHRFEFLVGHEQIKYMNQSFYASRQGYALENIDYAYLDAGSSNKDNGGGGSGYALLSYFGKINYAYADRYLASATLRRDGSSRFGKEYRYGTFPAFSLGWRISEEAFMKKQHTISDLKLRYGWGKSGNQEIANNATYALYASIYGVDPTWGFDNGSAYDIGGSGSGQLPSGFTRIQQGNDSLRWEGTEEANFGLDFGLLENRLTGSVDYFIKKTSDILISPGYLAVQGEGGNYWFNGASMQNKGLEVLLSYNGNITKDLRFTVTGNFSTYKNKVTYLPKQVLTSYPGNGTDKTILGRSINSSFGYIADGLFTTQKELDESAAQVGKGLGRIRYRDLNGDKIIDDKDRDFIADGNPDFLYGLNVELSYKNFDLSFFLQGVQGIEVNNTFKTFTDFSSLWVGSNWGDRTLSAWTSTNTGSTIPALTLVNRNNEGRSSTYFFENGSYMKLRNIQLGYNLKNALRNVGVQTARVFLQGSNLITIKSKGFTAADPEAPGTSFPIPAIVTAGFNVSF; encoded by the coding sequence ATGAAATACAGGATTACAATGATGGCACTTCTGCTGATAGTGCTCAGCAGTTCTGCGCAACAAAAAAAAGTGACGGGCACCGTCACAGAAAAAAACACCGGCATCCCGCTCCCCGGTGTTAGCGTACAAAGTCCTTCTACCGCAGTGATCACAGACAGCACAGGCAAATTCTCCATCCTCTCATCCACAAATGAAACCCTTACTTTCTCCTATATAGGCATGAAAGTATTCACTGCCAAAGTACCTGCCAGCGGAAATATCATCGTTGAAATGGACCGCGATGCCAGCAACCTCAATGAAGTAGTGGTTACCGGTTACCAGGCCCAAAAGAAAGCAGACCTCACCGGCGCCGTATCAGTTGTAGATGTGGAAGCCATTCGGGATGTGCCACTTGGCAACCCAGTAAAAGCCCTGCAGGGAAGAGTGCCCGGCGTATTCATCACCACTGATGGCTCTCCTTCAGGAGGTGCCACTGTTCGCATCAGGGGAATTGGTACACTCGGCAATAATGATCCCCTCTATGTAATTGATGGTGTTCCCACCAAACGAGGATTACAGGAATTAAACCAGGATGATATTGCATCCATACAGGTATTAAAAGATGCCTCCTCCGCTACCATCTATGGTTCCCGTGCAGCAAATGGAGTGATCATTGTTACCACAAAAAAAGCACGCAAAGGTTTTACCCGCGTAGATTTTGACGCTTCCCTTTCCACACAGGATTACACCACCAAACAAAAAACACTGAATGCAGACGGCCGCGGCAGAGCTTACTGGCAGGCCGCTGTGAACGACAGAACTAATCCCAACAACAACCAGATCTATCAATACGACTGGAACGGCGATTACAATAATCCCGTACTCAATAAGATCATCTACCCTGAGTTTATCGATGGCGCTAAAACCATGCGCCCCGCTGATACATACTGGTACGATCAGATTGAGCAAACAGCCATCATCCAGCAATACAATGTATCTGTAAGCAGTGGCAGCGAAAGAGGAAGCGCTTTGTTTTCGCTGGGGTATTATGATAACAAAGGTATCGTGAAAGCATCCAACAATAAAAAGATCACGGCCCGCCTTAATTCAGATTACAGCTTCTTTAAAAACAAATTGAAGATAGGTGAGAACCTAAACTTCTCCTATATCCGCAATACCCTCATTCCTATCGGAGATGTATTGTTCACGTCATTGGTACAACAACCTGTTGTACCTGTACATACCGTTGATGGAGGATGGGGTGGCCCCGCACCTGGTATGACAGACCGCCACAATCCTGTTCGCCTCATTGAAGACAATAAGCAAAACCTCAACCACTTTTACCGTGTATTCGGTAACGTGTATGCTGATGTAGATATCCTTCCTGATCTTCATTTCAGGAGCAGTGTGGGTATTGACTACAATGGTAACTACCAACGCACCCTTCGTAAATCCTACGTGTCAGGTTTTCTTTCCGATCCTTCCAATCAAACATCCACTAACCAGGGATATGATGGCAACTGGCTCTGGCAGAACACCCTCAACTACAAACTGGAACTGGATAAACACCGCTTTGAATTCCTCGTGGGTCATGAGCAGATCAAATACATGAACCAGTCGTTCTACGCATCCAGGCAGGGATATGCGCTGGAAAACATCGATTACGCTTACCTCGATGCCGGTTCTTCCAATAAAGACAATGGCGGCGGTGGTTCTGGTTATGCGCTGTTATCTTACTTCGGCAAGATCAACTATGCGTATGCAGACCGCTATTTGGCTTCTGCTACCCTTCGCAGGGACGGCTCATCCCGTTTCGGTAAAGAATACCGATATGGTACATTCCCTGCTTTCTCCCTGGGATGGCGTATCAGTGAAGAAGCCTTCATGAAAAAACAACACACCATCTCTGACCTGAAACTCAGATACGGCTGGGGTAAATCCGGCAACCAGGAAATTGCCAACAACGCTACCTACGCCCTGTATGCTTCCATCTATGGCGTAGATCCCACCTGGGGATTCGACAATGGCAGTGCTTATGATATTGGTGGCAGTGGCTCAGGACAGTTACCATCAGGTTTTACACGTATCCAGCAGGGAAATGATTCATTAAGATGGGAAGGAACGGAAGAAGCGAACTTCGGCCTGGACTTCGGTTTATTGGAAAACCGCCTCACCGGCTCTGTAGATTACTTCATCAAAAAAACATCTGATATATTGATCAGCCCCGGTTACCTGGCCGTACAGGGAGAAGGTGGTAACTATTGGTTCAATGGCGCTTCCATGCAAAACAAAGGGTTGGAAGTATTACTTTCTTACAATGGTAATATTACCAAAGACCTGCGCTTTACCGTTACCGGTAATTTCTCTACTTACAAGAACAAAGTAACTTACCTGCCCAAACAGGTATTAACTTCTTACCCCGGTAACGGAACAGATAAAACCATCCTGGGCCGTTCTATCAATTCATCTTTCGGTTACATCGCAGATGGTTTATTCACTACACAAAAAGAACTGGATGAATCTGCTGCACAGGTGGGTAAAGGGCTCGGAAGGATCCGCTACCGCGACCTCAACGGAGATAAGATAATAGACGATAAAGACCGTGATTTCATTGCAGATGGCAACCCGGATTTCCTGTATGGATTAAATGTTGAACTGTCCTACAAGAATTTTGATCTCAGCTTTTTCCTGCAAGGGGTACAGGGCATTGAGGTGAACAACACCTTCAAAACCTTCACAGACTTTTCTTCCCTTTGGGTAGGTAGCAACTGGGGAGACAGAACCCTCAGTGCATGGACATCCACGAACACAGGTTCTACCATCCCTGCACTCACATTGGTGAACAGGAATAACGAGGGGCGCTCTTCTACTTATTTCTTTGAGAACGGCTCTTACATGAAACTCCGGAATATCCAGTTAGGCTATAACCTCAAGAACGCTTTGCGCAACGTGGGTGTACAAACTGCCCGGGTATTCCTGCAAGGCAGCAACCTGATCACCATTAAAAGCAAAGGGTTTACAGCTGCCGATCCGGAAGCACCAGGCACATCGTTCCCCATTCCTGCTATCGTAACCGCTGGTTTCAATGTATCATTCTAA
- a CDS encoding carbohydrate kinase family protein, translating into MNHGIVCYGEILWDLLPSGPQPGGAPMNVAYQLHRLGKSPAMISRIGKDERGDELMKVLQNKGLNTKYIQIDEAVPTGIVKATQHPNGDMSYDIVSPSAWDHIVADDTTEALVKQAEYFVFGSLSARHATSRNTLFQLLELAHTKVLDINLRTPHFSRSLIESLLQYADILKLNIDELELVTSWYGSYNNTADRVSLLQDKFGIRHMIVTMGANGAQLHLNGQSYTHPGYKVPVTDTVGSGDAFLAAIISKTIDKAAPEAMLDFANRLAATITTYKGAMPDYDIKEVDSISH; encoded by the coding sequence ATGAACCACGGTATCGTTTGTTATGGAGAAATATTATGGGACCTGCTCCCTTCCGGCCCACAACCTGGCGGAGCACCCATGAATGTTGCTTATCAGCTGCACAGGCTGGGAAAAAGCCCTGCCATGATCAGCCGCATAGGTAAAGACGAAAGAGGGGATGAACTGATGAAAGTATTGCAAAACAAAGGCCTGAACACGAAATATATTCAAATAGATGAAGCAGTACCAACAGGTATCGTAAAAGCAACGCAACATCCCAACGGAGATATGTCGTACGACATTGTTTCCCCTTCTGCATGGGACCATATTGTTGCAGACGATACCACGGAGGCATTGGTGAAACAGGCGGAGTATTTTGTGTTTGGCAGTCTGAGTGCCCGCCATGCCACTTCCCGCAACACACTTTTCCAGTTGCTGGAATTAGCACATACCAAAGTGCTGGACATCAATCTGCGCACACCACATTTCAGCCGCTCCCTCATTGAATCGCTTTTACAATATGCCGATATCCTTAAACTGAATATAGATGAACTGGAACTGGTGACCAGCTGGTATGGCAGTTATAATAATACAGCAGACCGCGTATCCCTCCTGCAGGATAAATTCGGGATCCGCCATATGATCGTTACCATGGGAGCAAATGGTGCGCAATTACACCTGAATGGCCAATCGTATACTCATCCGGGTTATAAAGTACCCGTAACAGACACTGTGGGCAGCGGAGATGCTTTCCTCGCCGCCATCATCTCCAAAACAATAGACAAAGCAGCACCTGAAGCAATGCTCGATTTCGCCAACCGGTTGGCAGCAACCATCACAACCTACAAAGGCGCAATGCCGGATTATGATATCAAAGAAGTGGATTCCATTTCACATTAA
- a CDS encoding sugar porter family MFS transporter, with amino-acid sequence MVEIPTTRYMKNKVFFWSITVALGGFLFGFDTAVISGAEQSIQQYWQLDGFEHGLTVSIALIGTIIGSMLGSLPSEKLGRKKTLILIAILYLFSSLGTALATGWPVFLLFRFLGGIGVGASSVTAPIYISEISPAASRGKLVALFQFNIVLGILISYLSNYLIGQESDTSWRWMMGVQAFPSLLFLVLLRFVPESPRWLILRKGRIAEATETLKVINPSGYKEELYAIRNDVQSEHQSEALFSRKNRFPVFLAITFAVFNQVSGINAIIYYAPRIFEMTGLGKQSSLLSSVGIGFVNFLFTLLALSFIDRVGRRTLMLIGSLGLIITLGLVSRAFYLNEFNGFMVTIFLLVYIAFFAFSQGAVIWVFISEIFPNQVRAKGQTLGSMTHWIMAAVIAFIFPMLTESLGGGNTFLFFCVMMVLQLLFVWKIMPETKGKSLEQLEGTLIMH; translated from the coding sequence TTGGTAGAAATTCCCACAACACGTTATATGAAAAACAAAGTTTTCTTCTGGAGTATTACGGTAGCCCTTGGTGGTTTTCTATTCGGCTTTGATACGGCAGTTATTTCCGGCGCTGAACAATCTATTCAACAATACTGGCAACTGGACGGCTTTGAACATGGCCTCACCGTTTCCATTGCCCTGATAGGAACTATTATCGGTTCCATGCTGGGCAGCCTGCCTTCTGAAAAACTGGGCAGAAAGAAAACACTGATCCTGATTGCTATCCTATATCTCTTTTCTTCATTAGGTACTGCACTTGCAACCGGCTGGCCGGTTTTCCTGCTTTTCCGTTTCCTGGGAGGTATTGGTGTGGGCGCATCTTCCGTAACAGCCCCCATTTATATCTCTGAGATCTCGCCTGCCGCCTCAAGAGGAAAACTGGTAGCACTTTTCCAGTTCAATATTGTTCTGGGCATCCTCATCTCCTATCTTTCCAATTACCTGATAGGCCAGGAAAGCGACACCTCCTGGCGCTGGATGATGGGCGTACAGGCCTTCCCTTCCCTCCTGTTCCTGGTATTATTACGTTTTGTTCCGGAAAGTCCCCGCTGGCTGATCCTGAGAAAAGGGCGGATAGCAGAAGCCACAGAAACTTTAAAAGTGATCAATCCCAGCGGTTATAAAGAGGAACTGTATGCCATCCGCAATGATGTACAAAGTGAGCACCAAAGCGAAGCCCTTTTCTCCCGGAAGAACCGCTTCCCCGTTTTCCTGGCTATTACCTTTGCCGTTTTTAACCAGGTATCCGGGATCAATGCCATCATCTATTACGCGCCCCGGATCTTTGAAATGACGGGGCTTGGTAAACAATCCTCTCTGTTATCCAGTGTGGGGATCGGCTTCGTGAACTTCCTTTTCACCCTGCTGGCACTTAGCTTCATTGATAGGGTAGGCAGACGTACTTTGATGCTGATCGGTTCCCTTGGACTGATCATTACCCTGGGCCTGGTATCCCGTGCCTTTTACCTGAATGAGTTCAATGGATTTATGGTCACCATATTCCTGCTGGTATATATTGCGTTCTTTGCTTTTTCCCAGGGGGCTGTGATCTGGGTGTTCATCTCTGAGATCTTCCCCAACCAGGTAAGGGCAAAAGGTCAGACGCTGGGTAGTATGACGCATTGGATAATGGCTGCAGTGATCGCTTTCATTTTTCCCATGTTGACAGAAAGCCTCGGTGGCGGCAACACTTTTCTCTTCTTCTGTGTAATGATGGTATTGCAATTGCTGTTTGTATGGAAGATCATGCCCGAAACAAAAGGCAAATCACTGGAACAGCTGGAAGGCACACTTATCATGCATTAA